One Podospora pseudopauciseta strain CBS 411.78 chromosome 5 map unlocalized CBS411.78m_5, whole genome shotgun sequence DNA window includes the following coding sequences:
- a CDS encoding uncharacterized protein (COG:S; CAZy:CE5; EggNog:ENOG503NZ9I), giving the protein MWPSPKNAFLLLLAHSLVVSGSPIDVEEAEAAVLAKRQCPQIHVFGARETTVAPGFGTAGQVVNLILQAFPGATSEAIQYPACGGQASCGGVQYGESARQGTNAVATAVNNFHTRCPNTQIVLVGYSQGGQIMDNAVCGGPDAGSNINTTTPPISASALNQVKAAIFMGSPRYVAGLSYNVGTCQAQGFAARARGYVCGSNSASKIQNYCDSVDPYCCTGNDQQAHQAYGTKYGQQALTFVRARLNQSGGGTTPTNPTTPVTPQPTQPSNPGGNCAALWGQCGGSGWNGPTCCSQGTCRASNQWYSQCLN; this is encoded by the exons ATGTGGCCATCACCAAAGAACGcctttctcctcctgctcgcCCACTCCCTGGTCGTCAGTGGTTCCCCTATTGACgttgaggaagccgaggCGGCTGTTCTCGCCAAGCGCCAATGTCCCCAGATCCACGTCTTCGGTGCCCGTGAGACCACTGTCGCTCCCGGCTTCGGCACCGCCGGTCAGGTTGTCAACCTCATTCTGCAGGCCTTCCCCGGTGCCACCAGCGAGGCGATCCAGTATCCTGCCTGCGGCGGTCAGGCCAGTTGCGGCGGTGTACAGTATGGCGAGTCTGCTCGTCAAGGCACCAACGCCGTCGCCACGGCTGTGAACAACTTCCACACCCGCTGCCCCAACACTCAAATTGTCTTGGTTGGCTACTCCCAAGGTGGTCAGATCATGGACAACGCCGTCTGCGGTGGGCCGGATGCTGgctccaacatcaacaccaccacccctcccatctcCGCCAGCGCGCTCAACCAGGTCAAGGCGGCCATCTTTATGGGCTCTCCCAGATATGTTGCTGGTCTTTCTTACAACGTCGGCACATGCCAAGCTCAGGGT TTCGCCGCCCGCGCCCGCGGCTACGTCTGTGGCTCCAACTCGGCCAGCAAGATCCAAAACTACTGCGACAGCGTCGACCCCTACTGCTGCACCGGCAATGACCAGCAGGCTCACCAGGCCTACGGCACCAAGTACGGACAGCAAGCCCTCACCTTTGTCCGCGCGAGGCTGAACCAGtccggcggcggcaccactcccaccaacCCTACCACTCCTGTCACGCCTCAGCCCACTCAACCCAGCAACCCGGGCGGCAACTGCGCGGCTCTTTGGGGACAGTGTGGTGGCAGTGGGTGGAACGGGCCAACGTGCTGCAGCCAGGGGACGTGCCGTGCTTCTAACCAGTGGTATTCCCAGTGCTTGAACTAG
- a CDS encoding uncharacterized protein (EggNog:ENOG503PASB; COG:S), with the protein MSEMRPAGEWEGQITEKELDWLSFLFPHLCDLDPTDTEHPAPGRGNTIWSAVWLLLDLPYWYRISIFQEAVLADRLLLHHTQCWKPLPMLSAKLIGGAAVMPRASSTGGFGGPSSRLHPVGRRYTPSNTHETGGLPLPTPHNNQAQPRTQE; encoded by the exons ATGTCCGAAATGAGGCCCGCTGGCGAATGGGAGGGACAAATAACAGAAAAAGAATTGGATTGGCTTAGCTTTCTATTTCCTCATCTCTGCGACCTAGACCCGACCGACACGGAACATCCCGCCCCCGGTCGAGGAAACACCATTTGGTCTGCCGTGTGGCTTTTGCTCGATTTGCCTTATTGGTATCGGATATCGATCTTTCAGGAAGCGGTGCTCGCAGACCGCTTGTTG TTACACCATACTCAATGCTGGAAACCATTGCCGATGCTGTCCGCCAAATTGATCGGTGGTGCTGCGGTCATGCCCCGAGCTTCTTCCACCGGTGGATTTGGAGGACCATCTTCAAGACTCCACCCCGTCGGGAGAAGGTATACACCATCCAACACGCACGAAACAGGAGGCTTACCTTTGCCGACACCTCACAACAACCAGGCCCAACCGAGAACGCAAGAATGA
- a CDS encoding uncharacterized protein (EggNog:ENOG503PMQG), with protein MKSILLLLSSISLAASACAQGKDYFFHYVAGNSVINGQRLRGNFSIPYVSPGVSHAPYNPSDHFNRIHLNTSLTSTAPKVLLVVPTNPHPPPVPGYYGLSNAEGFDSAYRLVYSYRPEEAGNGFVYRNWRTNGNLLRFDIGGASDDGYRWIAVREVTQAGNERWVPWWVKPTVANFATLEGWEYDIAELELVEATGPVNSLAPGGVQE; from the coding sequence ATGAAATCAAtactcctccttctctcctccatctccctagCCGCTTCAGCCTGCGCCCAAGGAAAGGACTACTTCTTCCACTATGTGGCCGGCAACTCTGTGATTAACGGCCAGCGCCTCCGCGGCAACTTCTCCATCCCATATGTTTCTCCTGGCGTCTCTCACGCGCCGTACAACCCATCCGACCACTTCAACCGCATCCATCTGAACACTTCCCTCACATCAACGGCACCCAAGGTGCTCCTGGTTGTGCCgaccaacccccatcctcctcctgtaCCTGGATACTATGGCTTGTCCAATGCGGAAGGTTTTGATTCGGCCTATCGGCTGGTGTACTCTTATCggccggaggaggcgggcAACGGCTTTGTGTACCGGAATTGGAGGACGAATGGGAATCTCCTGAGGTTTGACATTGGTGGTGCGAGTGATGATGGATATCGGTGGATTGCTGTCCGGGAGGTGACACAGGCCGGGAATGAGAGATGGGTGCCATGGTGGGTGAAGCCGACGGTGGCGAACTTTGCGACTTTGGAGGGTTGGGAGTACGATATTGCCGAgctggagttggtggaggcGACGGGGCCGGTGAACTCACTTGCGCCTGGGGGGGTGCAGGAGTAG
- a CDS encoding uncharacterized protein (EggNog:ENOG503PEYB), whose translation MPPKTTLTMASITASLTPQDLANASEISSLLLKIYQTLIHMQYLPVKSLHPGPHDLTHLLPLFEKLQLTPQIIYLYTVLPYVSSKGHDFYHGGYFADFRSKRDVKDARNTFYAEDRREQMRPWMTPLSLCCNHSAVLFYDSRRHRIGIFSQCDDWSKDKALRARHGDSKLGLTPVEDLEVDSDSEPCNEDGGSERDSDDETRSRKKMKKHYHPRLGCGSQGRNVWDDMPSRPAGDVLRDILTEYETLEEVPWVYEHRSSRDWPTGVKQLFFKYGWPGKQFANNVEAFELDKMRLAAMGTLRRRAKDICEQVKQAKERVEERNGPDFLLLRRQIATAETPDEEWIARYQLWRKEQIIEQSKQELEEAEATRDRRFPSGHKLSMFSQKPEDWILWEVQKWRQDIAREEEHLQSAVEQAEMFAAGLLGNEANLEYIKDNIEKRQNNLELLRKVLEMSKEDAERLCPGMEGLPVEDESANTASFHNRAYAIGCHEKAIDEIKGFMATVPIHCTKTIQLLQGEIENHREDIKRSNKWWDGHEEAIRNFEKRKEALAVMKAKQKTEG comes from the coding sequence atgCCCCCCAAAACGACCCTCACAATGgcctccatcaccgcctcACTCACCCCGCAGGACCTCGCCAATGCGAGCGaaatctcctccctccttctcaaaatCTACCAAACCCTCATCCACATGCAGTACCTCCCCGTAAAATCCCTCCACCCGGGCCCCCACGATCTcactcacctcctccccctgtTCGAAAAGCTCCAATTGACACCCCAAATCATCTACCTCTACACCGTCCTGCCCTACGTCTCTTCCAAAGGCCACGACTTCTACCATGGTGGGTACTTTGCCGACTTTCGCAGCAAGCGCGACGTCAAAGACGCCAGAAACACATTCTACGCCGAGGACCGCCGGGAGCAGATGCGCCCTTGGATGACGCCGCTTAGCTTGTGCTGTAACCACTCGGCCGTGCTGTTTTATGATTCCAGGCGGCATCGGATAGGCATTTTTAGTCAGTGCGATGACTGGAGTAAGGATAAGGCGCTGAGGGCGAGGCATGGGGATTCAAAGTTGGGGTTGACGCCggtggaggacttggaggtCGACTCCGATTCTGAGCCCTGTaatgaggatggggggagtgAGCGGGATAGTGATGATGAAACGAggtcgaggaagaagatgaagaaacATTATCATCCGAGGTTGGGGTGCGGGAGCCAGGGGAGGAATGTGTGGGATGATATGCCTTCGAGGCCAGCAGGGGATGTGCTGAGGGATATACTCACGGAGTATGAgactttggaggaggtgccgTGGGTGTATGAGCATAGGTCGAGCCGAGACTGGCCGACGGGGGTGAAGCAGTTGTTCTTCAAGTATGGGTGGCCAGGCAAACAATTTGCGAACAATGTCGAGGCGTTTGAGCTGGACAAGATGCGGCTTGCGGCAATGGGGACTCTCAGGAGGCGCGCGAAGGACATATGTGAGCAGGTCAAGCAAGCGAAGGaaagggtggaggagaggaatgGGCCCGACTTTCTGCTTTTGAGGCGACAGATTGCTACGGCCGAGACACCAGACGAAGAATGGATCGCGAGGTATCAACTTTGGCGGAAGGAGCAAATCATCGAGCAATCAAAAcaggagctggaagaggcagaggcaACGAGGGACCGGCGGTTTCCATCTGGGCACAAGCTTAGCATGTTTAGCCAGAAGCCGGAGGATTGGATCCTGTGGGAGGTGCAAAAATGGAGGCAGGATATTGCCCGCGAGGAGGAGCACCTCCAGTCTGCCGTGGAGCAGGCCGAGATGTTCGCAGCTGGTCTCCTCGGCAATGAAGCCAATCTGGAATACATCAAAGACAACATCGAAAAAAGACAGAACAACTTGGAGCTCCTCCGCAAGGTCTTGGAAATGAGTAAGGAGGACGCGGAGAGGTTATGCCCTGGGATGGAGGGGCTCCCAGTCGAGGATGAAAGCGCCAACACTGCCAGCTTCCACAACCGAGCCTATGCCATCGGTTGCCATGAGAAAGCGATTGACGAGATAAAAGGCTTCATGGCTACCGTGCCGATACATTGTACCAAAACAATACAGCTTCTGCAGGGAGAGATTGAAAATCACCGCGAGGACATCAAACGCAGCAATAAATGGTGGGACGGACACGAAGAGGCCATAAGGAATTTCgaaaagaggaaggaggcccTTGCTGTCATGAAGGCCAAGCAGAAGACGGAAGGTTGA